GCCCTTGCTGCTCAGCTCGTCGTACTGCTGCCAGTTCAACGCGCCGTCCTGCAGTTCTTCGATGGCTCGGGCGCGGTGGCTTTCCGCCGGCGACACCAGGCTGACCGCCAAGCCCTTCTCGCCGGCGCGACCGGTACGGCCAATGCGGTGGATGTGGTTTTCCGCATCACGCGCCAGCTCGACGTTGAGCACCATGTCCAGCGCGTCGATGTCCAGGCCGCGTGCCGCCACGTCGGTGGCCACCAGCACCGAGGTGCTGCGGTTGGCGAACAGCGTCAGCACCTGGTCGCGGTCGCGCTGTTCCAGATCACCGTGCAGGGCGACCGCCGAGATGCCCTTGGCGCCCAAGTGGTCGACTACGTCCTGGACCTGCTGCTTGGTGAAGCAGAACGCCACGCAGGACACCGGTTGGAAATGGTTGAGGACCCGCACCACGGCGTCCAGGCGCTGGTTGGGCGCGATTTCATAGAAGATCTGCTCGATCTGCGTGTCGTCGTGCAGCGCTTCGACCTTGACCGTGGCCGGGTCGCGCAGGAAGGTCGACGCCAACTGCTGGATGCCCTCGGGGTAGGTGGCCGAGAACAGCAGGGTCTGCCGGCGCTTGGGGGTCTGGCCGATGATGTCGGCGATGGAGTCGTAGAAGCCCATGTCGAGCATGCGGTCGGCTTCATCGAGCACCAGGGTGTTGAGGCCGTCGAGCTTCAGCGTGCCCTTGCTCAGGTGCTGCTGAATGCGCCCCGGTGTGCCGACGATGATGTGCGCTCCGTGCTCCAGAGAGCCGATCTGCGGGCCGAACGGCACGCCGCCGCACAGGGTCAGGACCTTGATGTTGTCCTCGGCACGCGCCAGGCGACGGATTTCCTTGGCCACCTGGTCGGCCAGTTCGCGAGTCGGGCACATCACCAGGGCCTGGCAACCGAAGAAGCGCGGGTTGATCGGATTCAGCAGGCCGATGCCGAAAGCGGCGGTCTTGCCACTGCCGGTCTTGGCCTGGGCGATCAGGTCCTTGCCCTTGAGAATCACCGGCAGGCTCTGTGCCTGGATCGGCGTCATGCTGGCGTAGCCCAGCGACTCCAAGTTGGCCAGCATGGCGGCGGAAAGGGGCAGGGTGTTGAAAGCGGTTTGGGTCACGACGGCGGGCCTGAGAAGCAAAATGCCGCGTAGTGTAGCAAATCGCCGGGGCGCTTAATGCCCCGGCCCGACAGGCAAGTACCCCGCCGCTTGCCTGCGGCCTGATTCGATCAGCCTCTGTTGCGCCTCAGTGCTCAGGCATGCGGGATGCTCTTGGCGGCCCGGGCCGGCAACTGCAGGAAAATTCCTGCCGCGAACACCGAGAGCACGCCGACGCTGAGGAAGGTCAACTGGAACGCGCCCAGCACGTCGGTGGCGCCGCTGCCGATATCGCTGCTGAAACCGCCCAGCAGCGCCGCCGCGCAGGCCACGCCCAGGCTCAGGGCCAACTGTGCGACCACCGACAGCAGGCTGTTGCCGCTGGCGGCGCTGGCGTCGTCCAGGTCGATCAGGGTCACGGTGTTCATCGCGGTGAATTGCAGCGAGTTCACCGCGCCCAGCAGGGCCAGCAGAACCAGCAACACCCAGTACGGTGTCTGTGCGTCGACCAGCGCCAGGCTGGCCAGCAGCAGGCCGAGCAGCAAGGTATTGCCGGTGAGAATGATGCGGTAGCCCAGGGCGTCGATCAGCCAGCGGGCGATGGTCTTGGCGAACATGCCCGCAGCGGCCAGGGGCAGCATGCTCATGCCGGCCTGCGACGGCGAGTAGCCCAGAGCGACCTGTAACAACAGCGGCATCAGGAAGGGTAGCGCTCCGCTGCCCAGGCGCGAGAACAGGTTGCCGAGAATGCCCACGGCGAAGGTGCGGGTACGGAACAGGTCGGGGGCGAACAGCGGTGCTTCCACGTGCCCGGCGCGCAGCCAGTAGGCGGCCAGGCAACCCATGCCGGCGAACAGCAGCAGGACCACGCGCAGGTGCGGCAGGTTCAGCTCGCCCAGGCCCTCCAGCGCGATGGTGATCAGCAGCATGGCCGCGCCGAACAGCATGAAACCCACGGTATCGAAGCGCGTCCGCCCGCCGCCGGGCAGGTCGGGAATGTAGTGCTTGACGGCGTAGCAGCCGAGGATGCCTACCGGAATGTTGAGCAGGAAGATCCAGTGCCAGCTGGCGATCTCGACCAGCCAGCCGCCCAGGGTCGGACCCAGCAGCGGGCCGAGCAGGCCGGGTACGGTGATGAAGCTCATGATCCGCACCAGCTCCGAACGCGGGTAGGCGCGCAGCACGATCAGCCGTCCGATGGGCAGCATCAGTGCACCGCCCAGGCCCTGGATGATGCGCGAACCGACCAGCATGTTGAGGTTCCAGGAGATGGCGCACAGCAGCGAACCGAGGCTGAACAGCAGGATGGCGCTGAAAAAGATGCGCTTGATGCCGAAGCGGTCGGCGATCCATCCGGAGGCCGGGATCAGCAGGGCGATGGTCAGCATGTAGGCGATGATCACCGACTGCATGCGCAGCGGGTCTTCTTGCAGCGAGTGGGCCATGGACGGCAGGGCCGTGTTGAGGATGGTGCCGTCCAGGCTTTGCATGAAGAAGGCAATGGCAATCACCCAGGGCATCCAGCGCAGGGTCTTGTCGTCCAGCAGGGGCGTCGAAGTGGTCATCCGCGGCCTTTATTACAGCGTGAGGGTCAGTCGATTGATCAGGGCACCGGGCAGGTGGCTCGACGAGGTCTGGCGCTGCTCGTAGGTGCTGGTGGAGAGCATCAGCTCGCGTTCGCGGGTCAGGGCTTCGAGCTGCTCGCCCAGCAGGCTGTAGGCGCTGTCGTCGAAACGCATGGTGTTGACCGGTGCCTTGATCCGACCGTCCTCGACCCAGAAGGTTGCGAAACGGGTCATGCCGGTCAGGCGCGCCGCCGGCAGGTCGGAGAAGTTCAGGTACCAGAGGTTGCCGATGTACAGGCCGGTGCCCAGGCGTTGAAGAATCTCGCCTTGCTCCAGGTCGCCCGCCGCCAGGCTCAAGGCGCTGGGCCACTCGCCGGCATTGGCGCCGTTGGCCGCCAGCTGGTACTCGGCGGCGCTGCTGGAGTCCACCAGCCGCTCGCCGGCCTGCCCGGCGCGGATCAGTTGCAGGTCGCGGCGTGGGTAGCCCTCGCGGGAGAACGCCGGTGACAGCGACCCGCTGACCGCCTCGCTGAGGCTGAACGCCGGGTTGAAGCTTGCCTCGCCGTCATACAGGCGCTGCAACGGGCTGCGCTTGCTGGCGATGGCCTGGGCAGAGAAGCCACCCCAGGCCAGCAT
The Pseudomonas sp. DTU_2021_1001937_2_SI_NGA_ILE_001 DNA segment above includes these coding regions:
- the dbpA gene encoding ATP-dependent RNA helicase DbpA, which produces MTQTAFNTLPLSAAMLANLESLGYASMTPIQAQSLPVILKGKDLIAQAKTGSGKTAAFGIGLLNPINPRFFGCQALVMCPTRELADQVAKEIRRLARAEDNIKVLTLCGGVPFGPQIGSLEHGAHIIVGTPGRIQQHLSKGTLKLDGLNTLVLDEADRMLDMGFYDSIADIIGQTPKRRQTLLFSATYPEGIQQLASTFLRDPATVKVEALHDDTQIEQIFYEIAPNQRLDAVVRVLNHFQPVSCVAFCFTKQQVQDVVDHLGAKGISAVALHGDLEQRDRDQVLTLFANRSTSVLVATDVAARGLDIDALDMVLNVELARDAENHIHRIGRTGRAGEKGLAVSLVSPAESHRARAIEELQDGALNWQQYDELSSKGGAKLLAPMTTLCIASGRKDKLRPGDILGALTGEAGLPGKQVGKIAIFDFQAYVAVERDVAKQALERLNKGKIKGKSLRVRIV
- the mdtD gene encoding multidrug transporter subunit MdtD; protein product: MTTSTPLLDDKTLRWMPWVIAIAFFMQSLDGTILNTALPSMAHSLQEDPLRMQSVIIAYMLTIALLIPASGWIADRFGIKRIFFSAILLFSLGSLLCAISWNLNMLVGSRIIQGLGGALMLPIGRLIVLRAYPRSELVRIMSFITVPGLLGPLLGPTLGGWLVEIASWHWIFLLNIPVGILGCYAVKHYIPDLPGGGRTRFDTVGFMLFGAAMLLITIALEGLGELNLPHLRVVLLLFAGMGCLAAYWLRAGHVEAPLFAPDLFRTRTFAVGILGNLFSRLGSGALPFLMPLLLQVALGYSPSQAGMSMLPLAAAGMFAKTIARWLIDALGYRIILTGNTLLLGLLLASLALVDAQTPYWVLLVLLALLGAVNSLQFTAMNTVTLIDLDDASAASGNSLLSVVAQLALSLGVACAAALLGGFSSDIGSGATDVLGAFQLTFLSVGVLSVFAAGIFLQLPARAAKSIPHA